Within Terriglobales bacterium, the genomic segment GCACAAGAATCCATAACGGTTATTCTCGCTACCTACAATGAAGAGAACATGATTGCCCGGTGTCTTACTTCTCTGCGGCAACAGGTTCTTCCCGGCTTTATGCTTCAGATATTGGTTGTTGATGGGGGATCAACAGACAAGACTCGTGACATTGTCGCCGCACAAATCAAAGAAGATCCTCGGATCCAATTAGAAATCAACCATAAACGAGAAATTCCGTTTGCTTGGAACCTGGGCCTATCACATTCGACCGCCAAGTACGTCTGCATCTTTGGAGCGCACAACGTATATGAGTCCAACTACATTTCCGAGTGTATTCGTGAACTCCAAACTCAGTCAAACGTTGCTGGCTGCTCGGGTCGTGTGATAACCATCGCAGCCGACGACACTCTCTCGAGCAAATTGGCGGCATGGGCGATGTCTCACCCGTTTGGGTCATCGGGCAAGTCGTTTAGAACTCAACGGGAGGGCAAGGTCGACAGTCCGGCTTTCCCAGTATTTCTCAGGAAAGCATTAGTCGAGATCGGTGGTTATGATGAGCGATTGTACCGAAACGAAGACAATGACATGAGTAGAAGATTGTTAGCGGCTGGATTTGAACTGAGGTGTACCTGGAAGACAACGTGTAACTATCGTGCCAAGAAGAACGTCAGTGAATTGTGTCGCTATGGATTTCGAAATGGTTTTTGGAACTTCATTGGCTTCCGCACTGATCGAGCCACTATGAAAATCAGACACTTTGTGCCACTGGCATTCGTGGTGGGTTTAATAGCTTCGGCAGTGTTGGCTGCTTTGGTGCCAATCTTGCATCTGCCAAGGTGGATTGCACTCCCATTCTTTTTCATCATGGGCTCCCATCTGCTTGCGGGGACTGTGTCGTCTTTACTAGTGGGTCTTCGTTGCAGAACGTTCCGGACGGCGCTTTTGCCATTGGTGTTTCTTGCATTTCATATTTCCTACGGAACGGGAACGCTTTGGTCCATTGTGAATCATGCACAATCCCCGGAGGTACACCACTAGTACGCAAAGAATAGATTCTTTCGTATCAGACGCCGAATGGCGCTTTTTTCGCGCTTTAGATGTGTATGTTGCCTGCACTTTTCTAGAAT encodes:
- a CDS encoding glycosyltransferase encodes the protein MHDVAQESITVILATYNEENMIARCLTSLRQQVLPGFMLQILVVDGGSTDKTRDIVAAQIKEDPRIQLEINHKREIPFAWNLGLSHSTAKYVCIFGAHNVYESNYISECIRELQTQSNVAGCSGRVITIAADDTLSSKLAAWAMSHPFGSSGKSFRTQREGKVDSPAFPVFLRKALVEIGGYDERLYRNEDNDMSRRLLAAGFELRCTWKTTCNYRAKKNVSELCRYGFRNGFWNFIGFRTDRATMKIRHFVPLAFVVGLIASAVLAALVPILHLPRWIALPFFFIMGSHLLAGTVSSLLVGLRCRTFRTALLPLVFLAFHISYGTGTLWSIVNHAQSPEVHH